The following is a genomic window from Stenotrophomonas maltophilia.
TGGTTGCGCATACAACATGCGCTTGACGTGTCCCTTGTCACTCAGGCCTGCTGCGGGGAACCCATGGAACACGGAATCATAGCGGGGGAACGAATCGCGTGGGACATTGGTGAAGACATGCTGGTAGGCATCCGAATTAGCGTCAGCAATCTCCCTGATCCCCCGCCAAGTACTGGCGCTCGCCGGCTGTTCGATCTGCTGAGCTGGATCTACCATAAGGAACCAAGGCAGATACGCCCCCGCGGCTCCAGCTGCAGAGTACGGCTTCTTCTCTTTCTCAGGCAGCTCTTGAATCGCCTGTCCCAGGAACTTCTTCCAAAGATTCATCCGAAGATCCCGCGCAAACTTCCGGGTTATCACCTGCAAGCCATTGCCCAGGTCCATCGACTTGGCCGCACCATCCACGATCACTGCGGCGATCTCGGTATCGCCCGTGCCCAGCAGGCTGCGGTCGTTGCAGTTCGCACTTCCAATGATGGCCACGGCGTCGTCCACGATCAGCAGCTTGGAGTGTACGTAACACTGCTCGGTCACCACGTACAAGGGGGTGGCCTGATCCGCGCCGATCGTATGCGGTGCGTAGTGGTTCCTATGGTTGACGTCGGCAAGGACCCCATAGCTTCTCAGGTTCATTACCGACAGATATTCCTTCCAGCGCCCGGCCTTCACCTCTGCCTGCAGATCGGTCTCTTCCACGCTCGCCTCGCGGATGTCCTTGTCGCGCGCGATCAGTGAACGGCAGATGCGCCGGATCAGGCTGTCGTCGCCACGCAACAGGGTCTGCTGCACCCAGTACTGCTGCTTCAGCACGGCACCGTCGAACAGGCTGCCTTCCGGATGCACGGGCAAGGTGATGTACACATGGAAGCCCTGTCCGGCCACGATGGCACGGCGGATGCGCGCGGCGATCGCCGCCACCAGCGGGTTGCTGGCCGCTGACTTCACGCCCTGCTTGCGCTTCACCAGGTCCTGCACGACGCCGGTTTTCCCGATGGGCCCACTCATGGCCACGCCTTTGTCGACGTAGCCGGCCTTCTTTTCTTCGGCCTTGGTCATGGGCCGCCGTTCACCGCCCTTGATCGCCGTCTCCACTGTCCTGCCCGCCTCAGCGTCGGACCAACCGCATTCGGAAATCAGGAACTGGGTCTCGAGGTAGACAAAAGCACGCGCCGAGGCGATGCAGTTGACCATCGCATCAAGGATGGAGTGCATCGGCTGGTTGCGCTCCCAGTACGGCTGCAGGCAACTGGCATCGTCCAGGTTCAGGCCGAGTTCCTTGCAGCCCTTCCTCTCCAGCGCATGCAATGCCGTGCCCGAGGAACGCACGATCTGTACGGTGACGTCGCCGACCGTGCCCGGCCGGGCCAGGTTACCGAACAACGCCTGCATGCCGCCCATCGACTGCAGCCATTGATCGCTCAACGGCGTCAGCTCCATGCCACGTGCCAGCGTGGTCTGCTCCGGCAGGCCGGCACCTGTCACGAGTTCGAGATGGAAGTCTCGCCCTACTCGCCCGGCAACCCCAGCTTGGTCGTCCCAAACCCGTACTTGGTTTCCATCAGCTTCTTCACCGGGCCCATGCCCTCCACGCTCATCTTGCCGTCCGGCGTACCGCAGCGTGTACCGACCTGCGTCCTGGCGTACTGCAGTTCGGCTTCACGACTGCGTTTGGGTCGAGGATCGGGCTCCCACCAGGGGAAATGGGCGTAGGGCTTGTTGGTCGAGACTTCATAGCGCCAGCACACGAACGACAGGGTCTCTTTACCGGCAGCGTCGTAGTCATACACGCGGTAAGAGCTGTAACCGCTGGTGAGGGGCGTGAGCTTCAATATGCCCTTCTCGGCGTAGGCGCGCAGGTTTTCGGTGTAGCCGTCGTCATCGGATACCGGACCGGACAGGATCACGCGCGTGAGCTTGCCATTTGCGTCGTAGTTCTCCTGACGATTCAGATCCAGCCTGCGCCACTGGCGTTCCCGAGGGTGCTTTGCCTGCGGTCCGAATACTTCGAAAATCCTGCTATCCGAACGGTGCAGATACTCACGCACACGGGTATAGCCTGTGACTCCTTCAAAGTACCCCTTGGCGACCTCTGGAGGAACACGCTCACCCGGGAACGTGTACCGCACTTCCTGCGACACGCTCCGACTGCGCTCTGCGAAAACTGGAGTGGCGTCAGATGGAACCAGCGTAGCGGAAGGGCTTTGCACCCCTACAAGCCCTCGCTTTTCGCTGCCATAGAAGCGAATGCCAACGATCCGTTTCAATTCAGCATCGTCGACATTGACGAAGCCGCCCACAGTCCAGGCACCATCGGTCACCTCCGTTCCAAGGCCGGTGTCCTCGCGGTAGGGATCCTCACCTGGCTTACGGGTGGCCTGCTTGACTACATCGGAAGCGCGCAATCCATCCGGCCGATAAGTGAAGTACCGAGTGGTAACGCGGGATGGCATATCGCGCAGCTGCGAACACTGGAACTCTGGCTTATCCGAGACAATCAACCCAGAACTCTCATTTGCCACTTCTATGCGACCATTTTTGTCGTAGAGTGCACAGAACGTTGTGACCCTACGCCCTTTCGCATCCATATTCTGAATCGAAGTCAATCCACCAGCCGAGTCATAATGGAGCTCATAGCTCCTGCTCAGCTCGAAATAGGGATACACCGGCCTCACCGCAGGATGCAGGCTCTCAGGTGGCACCTGCCCAATCAATTTGGATTCCCGCCTCTTCCACTCTTCAACGCGGCATAGCCGTTGCCCTTCAGCGCTTTCCTCCAAGTAATAAATAGCACCGCCGTTCGAGTTGAACGGCTTGTTGTGCAACTCACCGAGGTTTGGTTCGACACTGATCCGTACGTAGGGGGCAACTTTATTCGCGCGACTAAGGCTGGCGCCTACCGCATCCACCTCGTCCGATGGGCTTGGCCTGAACTTGATCACCATCCCACCATCCTGAAACCGGAGGTCCTTCTCATTTGACGAACCGCAGTCTGCAAGCGCGGTTTGCACTCCACACAGGGCCCCCAAGGCCACCATCGCCCTCAACAGTAGATGCCCACTCATACCTGCTCTCCGTGTCCCCAAGAACCATGTCGACCGGAGTACGCTAGTTCAGTTGACCGATTTCCCTCAATAGGTACGACCGCGATGATCTCGTTCGGCATCGCTGCAGCCGGATCATCCATCTCACTCCCCCAGAGGAGTGGCATGGTCACCCAGAAGCCCTGAATCCCGCGGCGCGTTTGGGTACCTCTGAGGAAATCCGTCGCCTTACGCACGTCATGCCGCCCCACTGCACCGGTCACGTAGTCGTTCACAACACTTGGCTCCTGCATGAAGTCTGGCTGCAGATCTGCCGGCTGCGCGTAGAGCATGCGCCGCACGTGCCCTTTGTCACTAAGACCTGCCGCCGGGAATCCATGAAACACAGAGTCGTAGCGAGGGAATGAGTCGCGGGGGACATTCGTGAAGACACGCTGATAGGCTTCCGAATTGGCATCCGCGAGTTCCCTGATTCCCGTCCAAGTTTTGGCATTTGCCGGTTTGTCGACCTCCAGGGTTGGAACTTTTTCGCTGAACCAAGGGTAGTAGTCTTCGGTTGCACTAGAAAAGACGAACTGCTCCCCCCCCCTTCTCAGGCTTCGTCTCAAGCGCCTGCCCCAGGAACTTCCTCCAGAGCTTCATCCGAAGATCCCGCGCAAACTTCCGGGTTATCACCTGCAGGCCATTGCCCAGGTCCATCGACTTGGCCGCACCATCCACGATCACTGCGGCGATCTCGGTATCGCCCGTGCCCAGCAGGCTGCGGTCGTTGCAGTTCGCACTTCCAATGATGGCCACGGCGTCGTCCACGATCAGCAGCTTGGAGTGTACGTAACACTGCTCGGTCACCACGTACAAGGGGGTGGCCTGATCCGCGCCGATCGTATGCGGTGCGTAGTGGTTCTTATGGTTGACGTCGGCAAGCACCCCATAGCTTCTCAGGTTCATTACCGACAGATATTCCTTCCAGCGCCCGGCCTTCACCTCTGCCTGCAGATCGGCCTCTTCCACGCTCGCCTCGCGGATGTCCTTGTCGCGCGCGATCAGTGAACGGCAGATGCGCCGGATCAGGCTGTCGTCGCCACGCAACAGGGTCTGCTGCACCCAGTACTGCTGCTTCAGCACGGCACCGTCGAACAGGCTGCCTTCCGGATGCACGGGCAAGGTGATGTACACATGGAAGCCCTGTCCGGCCACGATGGCACGGCGGATGCGCGCGGCGATCGCCGCCACCAGCGGGTTGCTGGCCGCTGACTTCACGCCCTGCTTGCGCTTCACCAGGTCCTGCACGACGCCGGTTTTCCCGATGGGCCCACTCATGGCCACGCCTTTGTCGACGTAGCCGGCCTTCTTTTTTTCGGCCTTGGTCATGGGCCGCCGTTCACCGCCCTTGATCGCCGTCTCCACTGTCCTGCCCGCCTCAGCGTCGGACCAACCGCATTCGGAAATCAGGAACTGGGTCTCGAGGTAGACAAAAGCACGCGCCGAGGCGATGCAGTTGACCATCGCATCAAGGATGGAGTGCATCGGCTGGTTGCGCTCCCAGTACGGCTGCAGGCAACTGGCATCGTCCAGGTTCAGGCCGAGTTCCTTGCAGCCCTTCCTCTCCAGCGCATGCAATGCCGTGCCCGAGGAACGCACGATCTGTACGGTGACGTCGCCGACCGTGCCCGGCCGGGCCAGGTTACCGAACAACGCCTGCATGCCGCCCATCGACTGCAGCCATTGATCGCTCAACGGCGTCAGCTCCATGCCACGTGCCAGCGTGGTCTGCTCCGGCAGGCCGGCACCTGTCACGAGTTCGAGATGGAAGTCTCGCCCTACTCGCCCGGCAACCCCAGCTTGGTCGTCCCAAACCCGTACTTGGTTTCCATCAGCTTCTTCACCGGGCCCATGCCCTCCACGCTCATCTTGCCGTCTGGCGTACCGCAGCGTGTACCGACCTGCGTCCTGCCGTACTGCAGTTCGGCTTCACGACTGCGCTTAGGCCGAGGATCAGGCTCCCACCAAGGGAAATGGGCGTAGGGCTTGTTGGTCGAGACTTCATAGCGCCAGCACACGAACGACAGGGTCTCTTTGCCGGCAGCGTCGTAGTCATACACGCGGTAAGAGCTGTAACCGCTGGTGAGGGGCGTGAGCTTCAATATGCCCTTCTCGGCGTAGGCGCGCAGGTTTTCGGTGTAGCCGTCGTCATCGGATACCGGACCGGACAGGATCACGCGCGTGAGCTTGCCATTTGCGTCGTAGTTCTCCTGACGATTCAGGTCCAGCGTACGCCACTGGCGTTCACGGGGATACTTCGCGCTGGGAGCGAAGATCTCATAGATCTCGCCCCCGGTGCGATGCTGATAACTGCGCACACGTGTGTAACCACCAATTCCACTGAACTGCGCACCTGCGGCACTCAATGGTACGGCCTCGGCGGGAAACGTGTAGCGAAGCACCTCGCTTTGTGTGGAGGCTCTCTGCGAAAAAATCGGCGTCACGTCGAAGGGCGCAATGGTCGCAGAATAGCTCTTCAAGCGAACCAATCCATGCTTTTCGTTGGAATCGAAGTGAACTTCACGAAGAATCTGATCAGCGCTGCCGTCCTTCAAGTAGACCACCCCCTGCCCAGACCAAGTGCCATTGCGCTCGTCGCCGCCCGCTGGCAGAACGAGCGGCGTGCCCTTCTGTGCAGCAGTTGAATTTGGCTTGCGCATATCCATGACTTCAACGCGACCATCTGGATAGTAGGTGTACCCGGTGACCTGAGACGGCACCAATTCCATGCTGAGATTCGAACATTGGAAACCGGGCTTCAATGACACCTCCGCCCCCGGCGACCCAGAAACCATGATTACGCGACCAGCGTTGTCATAACGAACACAGGCTTCTGGAACACTCATTCGATAGAAGTCCCGGACACTGTCCTCCCGCCCGCCTTGAAACATCGGTCGGGACAACCGGACTTCCCCCAGCCTACCCGCTGAATCGTATGAATATGCACGAACTTCATCGAGGTAGAAGTAGGGAAAAACCTTCATCACAACTGGATTCTCTGGCGGCAACTCCTTCCCCGCTGGAGAGGACGCACCTGCATCTGCTACCGATCTTCTTGCCCAGTTCTCAACCCGGCAAACACGCTTCCCGCCCTTACCGTCCGACTCAAGATAGATGATCTGTCCACCATCCCGATCAAACCCTCGGTTACGAACCAGAGAAGCATCCGGCACAATTTCCGGAAGACTCACCCTCCTGTCCTCAGTAATCCTTGGAAGCCGGTAAGTGACCTTTTCCGCGTTTGATGGCGACAGCCGCATTTCCATTCCGGCTGCAGGTGCCACCAAGGGAGCTTCAACATCGTTACAGGCAGCGCGAGCAGTCGCGCTGGCGGCGAGCGTGCCGACTACGAGTAATGTTGCAGAGATGCACCCAACTTTCATGCCTGATGCCCTTCGTCGTTGCCGTCTTGGCGACTTGCCATCAGCGTACCCGATGCTGGGCCCGCTGGAACTCGCACGTTCGCGATGATCTCCGTTGGCATCAGAGCCGCCGGATCGTCCATTCCATGCCCCCACATCAAAGGCATTGCCACCCAGAATCCCTTCAAACCACCCTCCAGGTTGCTGGGACCCAAAAATGACATCACTTTCTCCACATTGTGGCGCCCTACCTTCAACGTACGCGCGTTGACGACCTCACTCACTTCGCGCATGAACTCTGGCGAAAGATCCGAGGGCTGCGCATAGAGCATCCTGCCTACCTTATTCCCATCGTCAACCAACCCTGCCGACGGAAAGCCACTGAATACTGCATCGTAGCGACTCATTGCGTCTCGCGGCACATTGGGAAACACACGCTGATACAACGAAGCATTGAACTCAGCGATCCCTTGCACCTTCTTCCAAGTTGCCCCAGACGCAGGTTTTCCAACGTCTACAAGAGACGACTTTTTCCGGAAAGGAGGATGATTTGGGTTGCCCTCCACGGCGGTGTAACCTTGCAGCTTTCCAGGAACATCCTCGATCTCTTCCCCCAGGAACTTCCTCCAGAGCTTCATCCGAAGATCCCGCGCAAACTTCCGGGTTATCACCTGCAAGCCATTGCCCAGGTCCATCGACTTGGCCGCACCATCCACGATCACGGCGGCGATCTCGGTATCGCCCGTGCCCAGCAGGCTGCGGTCGTTGCAGTTCGCACTTCCAATGATGGCCACAGCGTCGTCCACGATCAGCAGCTTGGAGTGTACGTAACACTGCTCGGTCACCACGTACAAGGGGGTGGCCTGATCCGCGCCGATCGTATGCGGTGTGTAGTGGTTCTTATGGTTGACGTCGGCAAGGACCCCATAGCTTCTCAGGTTCATTACCGACAGATATTCCTTCCAGCGCCCGGCCTTCACCTCTGCCTGCAGATCGGCCTCTTCCACGCTCGCCTCGCGGATGTCCTTGTCGCGCGCGATCAGTGAACGGCAGATGCGCCGGATCAGGCTGTCGTCGCCACGCAACAGGGTCTGCTGCACCCAGTACTGCTGCTTCAGCACGGCACCGTCGAACAGGCTGCCTTCCGGATGCACGGGCAAGGTGATGTACACATGGAAGCCCTGTCCGGCCACGATGGCACGGCGGATGCGCGCGGCGATCGCCGCCACCAGCGGGTTGCTGGCCGCTGACTTCACGCCCTGCTTGCGCTTCACCAGGTCCTGCACGACGCCGGTTTTCCCGATGGGCCCACTCATGGCCACGCCTTTGTCGACGTAGCCGGCCTTCTTTTTTTCGGCCTTGGTCATGGGCCGCCGTTCACCGCCCTTGATCGCCGTCTCCACTGTACTGCCCGCCTCAGCGTCGGACCAACCGCATTCGGAAATCAGGAACTGGGTCTCGAGGTAGACAAAAGCACGCGCCGAGGCGATGCAGTTGACCATCGCATCAAGGATGGAGTGCATCGGCTGGTTGCGCTCCCAGTACGGCTGCAGGCAACTGGCATCGTCCAGGTTCAGGCCGAGTTCCTTGCAGCCCTTCTTCTCCAGCGCATGCAATGCCGTGCCCGAGGAACGCACGATCTGTACGGTGACGTCGCCGGCCGTGCCAGGCCGGGCCAGGTCACCGAACAAAGCCTGCATGCCGCCCATCGACTGCAGCCATTGATCGCTCAACGGCGTCAGTTCCATGCCACGTGCCAGCGTGGTCTGCTCCGGCAGGCCTGCGCCCATCCAGTCGTTGGCGCCGCGGATGCCACGGTTCAGGACCTTGCGCACCGCCGTGCCGATTTCACGGTCGCCGCGCTGGTTCTGCCAGACCATCGCGTTCCAGCGGTGCATGAAGTTGCGGCAGATATCGAACACCGCCGGGCCCTGCAGGCGCGCGTGCACGTCCTGCCACGGCATGCGCGGCTGGCGGCCACTGTCGAGCAGGCGCTGGATGCGATCCACCGGCTCGTTGATCCACTTCACCAGCGATTCCCACGCTTGTTTGGCCTTGTTGAACTTGTTCTCGATCTCGTCATATTTGGTCTTGGCATCCTTGACCAGCGAGTCAGGATCGCGCACGTATCCCACAACGGTGGTGGCCGTCTTGATCGGGCCCAGAATGACGTCCTTGATCGCGGCCTTGCGCTCGTCGACCCACTCGCCGAACTTCTTCGCCTGGATCTTCGTGAAGCCTTCCACCGCACGCCCGGCGGCGGCAGCCGCCTCGCCGACGTTCAGCTTGACCGCTTCGTCGGCGGCCCGGTTGGAGGCGGCGATGACGTCGGCGTATTCCTTTTCGATCTCGGTCAACCACCCTTGAATGGCCAGGAAGGTCTTGGCGACCGAACGCTGTACCTTGACCGCCTCTTCCATGCCCGGAATGACCATTTCGGCGAGCTTGCGGATGCCTTCGCGTTCCAGCGCGTCGGGAACGCCCAGCTTGTCCGCATAGTCCTGCAGTTCGGCCAGTGCGGCGCCTGCATCCCACTGCGCCTTCATCCGGTCCAGCGCGATGGCCAGGCCCGGCACGTATGCCTGGGCAAAGCCGGGGCGGACACGGCCGACCGCGTCCGGGCTGGTATCGGGCTTGTCCAGGGTCAGGTCCTGCTCGGCACTCGTCATGCCCCGAAACTTGCTCAAGCAGTTGTTGTAGTGGTCATTGAGCACATGCAGCTTCGGGTCGCAGACCACGTCGAAGTTGCCGTCGTCCCAGCGCCCGTGGGCGATGTCCAGGCCGCCGACGAAGCCGATCTTCCCGTCCACCACCAGGATCTTCTGGTGGTGCGAGAAGGCGATGTTGAAGGCATCGGTGCGGCCGGTGGCCGGGTTGTGCAGGCCAACCTGCACCTGCCCCGGGGTGTTGGCATCCTGCATCTTGTACAGGGCCGTGCGCGCTTCGTTCTCGTGGGTGTAGGCCGCCGCCTCGACACTGTCGTAGAGCAGCACCCGCACGTCCACGCCGCGCTGGTTGATGGCATCGAACAGCAGTTCGCTCAGGCGGCTGGCGTGGGCACCACCGCGGCTGTCCAGCTCGGTGTCAAAGTTCATCTGCCAGTCGGCGATGAAGATGAACTTCTGCGCGCCGCGGATGGCATCGGCCATCGCCTTCATCGCCGAGCGGCCGTCGGTGTAGGCGTCAACCTTGTTGCCGCTCCGCACCGGCGCGAACTGCCGGTCCGGTGGCGCGTAATAGTCACCGCTGGTGGTGCCCTTCTGCCCGTCAAGGCAGGTCAATGCGTTATGCGGGACGCTGCCCAGCTTGGTGCCGTCTGCCATCACTGGATCTCCTTGCGCTGGGCCGGGTCGGCGTCGATGTGCGACTGGAATTCGTACTCGGCGCGCTGCCGGTAGGCATGCAGCGCCGCGTCATCGGGAAGGTCGGCCAGGGTCTTGCCGTAGTTGATCGCTTCGAGCGTGTCCATGGTGGCGCGCACGCCCGGCGAACTGCTGTAGGGGCGCGGACGCTGCAGGGGAATCACGTCGATCCCATGCACCAGGAACAGGCGCCCCGGGAACCGGCCGGCATCGTTCCAGATCTTCGCGCACAGGGTGTCATCCAGGCTGACCTCGCCCTGCTCGTCGGCCTGCCCTTCGGCAACGGTCTCGGCCCAGTTGCCTGGTACCAGCGCGCCATCACGCATGTCCTCGTCCAGCGCCTGGCGGGTACGCACGATCTTCCAGGGCTGGCCTGCCAGCGGATGCCCCTGTGGTCCCGGAATGTCCTGCAGGCGGAAGGCCAGCTTCGGAATCTGCTCGCTGAGGGTGCTGGTCGGCATGTCCGGGAGCGCGTAGCTGAGCTGCGCGGGCCCGACGAAGGATTTCTGTCCGGCATGGACGGTGATGGTGCCGGGACAGTTCACCACCAGGTTGCCACCTTCCAGGGTGAGGCTGGCGCCACCGGCGGTGGCGATGTGCAGGGTGCGCGGCGCGGCCAGCTCGACTGCGGCCTGGGCGCTGGCGGCACGCAACGCCGCCCGCGACTGCACGGTGATCGCAGCGGACTGGGCGCGGACGTCCAGCGCTGCCTGCCCCGCTACCAGGGTCAATGCCGCATCGCCGGCAAACCCCCGACCGCTGGCGGCCAGCAGGCCGACCGCCTGCGTCGCGTGCAGGCGCGCGTTGCCGGCCACGCTGGCGTCACTGTGCTGGCCACTGGCCAGGACCACCTGGCAGGCGCTGCTCCAGTGCAGGCCCTGACCGGTGACCATCGCCAGACCGGCATGGCCATGCAGCCCCAGCGTGGGTTCACGGGTGTGCGGGATGTTGCCGGCCGTGGCGCGGTCATCGCTGCCTGCGCGGGCCTGGTCATAGCTCTGCCCTGGCACGACGGCACGGGCAATCCGCTGCAGGCCGGCCAGGCCGGCGCTGTCGTCCGGCGGTGCATGGCTGGCCAGGCCGACGGTGCGGTGGACCGCGGCCACGTTGTGACTGGAGGCCGCCAGCGTGGTGGCCTGCTGCAGCAGCGCGCCTGCGGGCACCGCTTCGCCGGCCGGCGACAACGCGGTATGCGGGCGTGCGCTCAACCAGGCGCCACGTTCGGCGCGCAGCGCACCCCAGCAGGCATCGCTGCGCAGTTCCACGCCCTCACCGCGCAGGGAACCGCGATGGTTGTCGGCCTGGTGCAGCAGGTGCCCCAGGTTCAGCTCGCTGTGGGCCTGGCTGCTGGCCAGCTGCAGGCGCAGCTGTGCATCGGTATCGTCGAAGACCAGGCGGTTGTAGCCACTGCCGGACCATTCCCGTGACTGGATGCCCCACAACGCACCGGCGTGCCGATGCTGGTCGTCGCCGGCGGCCATGGCGTGCCAGGCCGGCGCGTGACCACCGGCCGCGTTGCCCTGCGCGCTCGGACGGTTGTCGGCAGCCTGCTTGAACATACTGCTGCCACTGTCCGCCGCGGCAGCCCCGGCAGGCGTGGGGGCGATACCGGCGTCGCCACGGCCGTTGTAGAGGGCACCGAGCACCAGCGGCCGGTCGATGTCACCATCCAGGAAACCCACCAGCACTTCCTGGCCCACGCGGGGCAGGAACTGCGCCCCTACACCCGGCCCGGCGTAGCGTTGTGCCACCCGCATCCAGCAGGTGGCAGCCGCATCGGAGGCCCCCTGCAGATGCAGGCGGACCCGTATCCGGCCCTGGCTGTCGGCATGCAGGTCGGCGTCGTCGCGGCCTGCGCCGGACACCACTGTGGCGCTCTGGTGACCGGGCGCGATCGGGCGCGGGTTGAGCCGCTGCCCGGTGCCGTCGAGCAGGACCGGACGCCAGCGCTGCTGCTGGTCGACGGCACGGAACCGGTTGGCGTAGCCCATCGCCGGGCTTGCTTCCAGCGGCGCACCGGGCAGCGCGACGCTGGCGGAAAGCCAGCGGGCCGGCGGCGCCGCACGCGGCTGATCGCGCCCTTGCGCGACCGGTAGCGGGTTGCAGCCATGATGGAGTATCTCGGTGGGCAGGATCACCGGCGCCGAACCGGTGCCCGTAGCCAGCACACGGATGAACCAGCCCGCCTGCAGGCTGCGGACAGTGCCCGCCCCCCACCATCCGCCCAACCCGGCTTCATGGGCTTCGGCGGCCAGCCGGGCCCGTCGCTGGCCATCACCGGCGTCGGCGAAGGCATGCGCACCAGCCGGATCGTAGACTTCGCGCGAACTGTGGCCGGCGCCCTGCAACGGCAGCTGCGCATGGCGGACGACCGGCCCCTTGTAATCGCTGGTGACCAGTGACAGCCGGTTGCTGCCCAGCTGCCGACGCGCGCCCAGTGCCTGCAGAGCATCGGCCTGCTCGGTGCCGTCATGGCGATGGAAGCGGATACCGCCGTCGCGGGCCGACTGCGGATTTTCCGGCTGCGCGCTGCTGTCGGAGAACAGCACAAGCGTCAGTGCGCCCTCGGCGTCGTTCTGGAAGGCACCGGCAATCCCCTCTTCGGCCAGCAGGCGCTGCACGAAGGCCAGGTCCGATTCCCGGTACTGCACGCAGTAGCTGCGCGCCGGTGCGGCGGCCAGGTCGGCCACCGCATCATCGCTCCAGCGCCAGCGGGCCAGTTCGGCATGCCCGCCCAGCACGTCCTCGACAATCTCGCGCACGCTGCGCGCCTGGTACACACGGCTGTGCCGGGCATGCCCCAGCAGCCAGGTCCACGGCACACAGTGCAGACGGTAGCGCGCCAGCCCCCCGTCGGTATCCAGCAGGCGCATCGCGGCGATGTAACCGCAACGGACATGGTCCTGGCCGTCATCCAGCCGGGTGATCAGCGTCGCCTTGCGCCCGGGTCCCTCACTGATGGGCAGGCCGGCATCCACATGCAGCACATCCACCCAGTAATCGAATCCGTCACCGAGGCGCTCGTGGCCCCACCATTGTTCAACGAGCAACGGGGGCAGGCCCTCGGCCTGCAGACGGTGCAGCTGGCGCTCGGGCTCCAGCCCGGCCAGCGAAGCGAGTGCGACTCGCGCGTGTGAAGCATCCATGACGTCTCCTGAGCCAGGCACTCCTGTCCTGGCGATGGCTTGCCTGCCTGCTTCCCCCTGCACCTGGCCGCACCGCCGCCGGGATTCCGGAGGTGGCCAGGCAGGCAGTCCGCGCACAGCGCAGGACCGGGTGGAAGACCCTGTTCCCTTGGGGCTCGGGGCCGATACTCGTCCCCGCACGGGGCTGCCGTCAAGTTTCCGGCGCCCCGGCGGCCAATCTCCGTGACGCTTTTTTCACCACCGGCTCATACCGCTTGTGGCACAAGCAGTGGCGAGGTCTATCCACAGGTTTGCGCAGGTGCCGTCCACACCCGGTGTGGAGAACTTCCCCGCGCGCCCGTGCTGGCCGTCCGCGCACCCGCGCGCTACCCTTGTTTCCCCTTGAAGACACTGCGGTGGAAGGCGTCCGCCCCACCCCGAGCAATGAAAAGCATCGAGCATCGAGACTTCACCCTGTCGCCGGAAGACAATGAGCGGCTGGCCAACCTGTGTGGCCCGTTCGACGGTCATTTGCGACAGATCGAACTGAAACTGGGCGTGGAAATCGCCAACCGTGGCTTCGTGTTCCGCATCAGCGGCCCGAAGGACGCCATCGTCGAGGCACAGAAGCTGATCGAGGCGCTGTACGCCGAGACCGCCGAGACCACCTTCGACAACCACGCCATCCACCTGCGCCTGGCGCAGGCCAATCTCGAGCAGATCGCCGAGCGCTCCTATGAGGCACAGGACGTGGCGATCAAGGTCAAGCGCGGCACGGTGCGCGGCCGCGGCGCCAACCAGGGCCGCTACCTGCACCAGATCGCCACCCATGACATCAACTTC
Proteins encoded in this region:
- a CDS encoding phospholipase D-like domain-containing protein; translation: MELTPLSDQWLQSMGGMQALFGNLARPGTVGDVTVQIVRSSGTALHALERKGCKELGLNLDDASCLQPYWERNQPMHSILDAMVNCIASARAFVYLETQFLISECGWSDAEAGRTVETAIKGGERRPMTKAEEKKAGYVDKGVAMSGPIGKTGVVQDLVKRKQGVKSAASNPLVAAIAARIRRAIVAGQGFHVYITLPVHPEGSLFDGAVLKQQYWVQQTLLRGDDSLIRRICRSLIARDKDIREASVEETDLQAEVKAGRWKEYLSVMNLRSYGVLADVNHRNHYAPHTIGADQATPLYVVTEQCYVHSKLLIVDDAVAIIGSANCNDRSLLGTGDTEIAAVIVDGAAKSMDLGNGLQVITRKFARDLRMNLWKKFLGQAIQELPEKEKKPYSAAGAAGAYLPWFLMVDPAQQIEQPASASTWRGIREIADANSDAYQHVFTNVPRDSFPRYDSVFHGFPAAGLSDKGHVKRMLYAQPPDLQPDFMQQPSVEKDYVTSAVGRHDVLKATDFLKGEPGSPRIKGFWVTMPLLWGSSMDDPAATMPSKIIAAVPV
- a CDS encoding phospholipase D-like domain-containing protein, whose product is MTGAGLPEQTTLARGMELTPLSDQWLQSMGGMQALFGNLARPGTVGDVTVQIVRSSGTALHALERKGCKELGLNLDDASCLQPYWERNQPMHSILDAMVNCIASARAFVYLETQFLISECGWSDAEAGRTVETAIKGGERRPMTKAEKKKAGYVDKGVAMSGPIGKTGVVQDLVKRKQGVKSAASNPLVAAIAARIRRAIVAGQGFHVYITLPVHPEGSLFDGAVLKQQYWVQQTLLRGDDSLIRRICRSLIARDKDIREASVEEADLQAEVKAGRWKEYLSVMNLRSYGVLADVNHKNHYAPHTIGADQATPLYVVTEQCYVHSKLLIVDDAVAIIGSANCNDRSLLGTGDTEIAAVIVDGAAKSMDLGNGLQVITRKFARDLRMKLWRKFLGQALETKPEKGGGAVRLF
- a CDS encoding phospholipase D-like domain-containing protein — encoded protein: MADGTKLGSVPHNALTCLDGQKGTTSGDYYAPPDRQFAPVRSGNKVDAYTDGRSAMKAMADAIRGAQKFIFIADWQMNFDTELDSRGGAHASRLSELLFDAINQRGVDVRVLLYDSVEAAAYTHENEARTALYKMQDANTPGQVQVGLHNPATGRTDAFNIAFSHHQKILVVDGKIGFVGGLDIAHGRWDDGNFDVVCDPKLHVLNDHYNNCLSKFRGMTSAEQDLTLDKPDTSPDAVGRVRPGFAQAYVPGLAIALDRMKAQWDAGAALAELQDYADKLGVPDALEREGIRKLAEMVIPGMEEAVKVQRSVAKTFLAIQGWLTEIEKEYADVIAASNRAADEAVKLNVGEAAAAAGRAVEGFTKIQAKKFGEWVDERKAAIKDVILGPIKTATTVVGYVRDPDSLVKDAKTKYDEIENKFNKAKQAWESLVKWINEPVDRIQRLLDSGRQPRMPWQDVHARLQGPAVFDICRNFMHRWNAMVWQNQRGDREIGTAVRKVLNRGIRGANDWMGAGLPEQTTLARGMELTPLSDQWLQSMGGMQALFGDLARPGTAGDVTVQIVRSSGTALHALEKKGCKELGLNLDDASCLQPYWERNQPMHSILDAMVNCIASARAFVYLETQFLISECGWSDAEAGSTVETAIKGGERRPMTKAEKKKAGYVDKGVAMSGPIGKTGVVQDLVKRKQGVKSAASNPLVAAIAARIRRAIVAGQGFHVYITLPVHPEGSLFDGAVLKQQYWVQQTLLRGDDSLIRRICRSLIARDKDIREASVEEADLQAEVKAGRWKEYLSVMNLRSYGVLADVNHKNHYTPHTIGADQATPLYVVTEQCYVHSKLLIVDDAVAIIGSANCNDRSLLGTGDTEIAAVIVDGAAKSMDLGNGLQVITRKFARDLRMKLWRKFLGEEIEDVPGKLQGYTAVEGNPNHPPFRKKSSLVDVGKPASGATWKKVQGIAEFNASLYQRVFPNVPRDAMSRYDAVFSGFPSAGLVDDGNKVGRMLYAQPSDLSPEFMREVSEVVNARTLKVGRHNVEKVMSFLGPSNLEGGLKGFWVAMPLMWGHGMDDPAALMPTEIIANVRVPAGPASGTLMASRQDGNDEGHQA